The Gordonia sp. KTR9 genome contains a region encoding:
- a CDS encoding MFS transporter produces the protein MKVGARSTTGWRATISVAMSNYIEAGSIIAIATSLTFWQDEFGISNFAVGLLAALSANAFGAAVGAAIGGPLCDRYGRKAIYTYDLLVYMVGVLLAAFAFNFTMLLAAFIITGLAVGAGVPASWTYIAEEAPSVERAKHVGTAQLAWSVGPLIGFALAAALAPLGLLGSRIIFLHLFVVAAVVWWIRQGLAESKIWSDEAVNETRELTASVGARGIKGLFSKKVNITALLLLGGIYLFWNTVAGQAGIFMPRVYETAGVESAVQQNLLQVLVWGCTVLATYFGFMRYADRVSQRALYVFGAALGIVAWTVLVAFTDSGVATMLVFAVLWGISSGIGAQAFYSLWASEMFATPYRASAQGVMFFAVRTATGLLSYFFPTMLAATGLTTVGILLVALLTVALIIGAIAAPDTQGKTLQEIEVERYGAPLSPELIETPSPSSRPARGTNPAAESEHKAPA, from the coding sequence ATGAAAGTAGGAGCGCGCTCCACCACCGGCTGGCGGGCGACCATCTCGGTCGCCATGTCGAATTACATCGAGGCCGGCTCGATCATCGCGATCGCGACCAGTCTCACGTTCTGGCAGGACGAGTTCGGCATCAGCAACTTCGCCGTCGGCCTGCTGGCCGCTCTGAGCGCCAACGCCTTCGGTGCCGCCGTCGGTGCCGCGATCGGCGGCCCGCTGTGTGACCGCTACGGCCGCAAGGCGATCTACACCTACGACCTACTGGTCTACATGGTCGGCGTGTTGCTCGCGGCCTTCGCGTTCAACTTCACCATGCTGCTGGCCGCCTTCATCATCACCGGTCTCGCGGTCGGCGCCGGCGTACCCGCCTCCTGGACCTACATCGCCGAAGAGGCCCCGTCGGTCGAACGCGCCAAGCACGTCGGTACCGCGCAGCTGGCCTGGTCGGTCGGACCCCTGATCGGTTTCGCGCTCGCGGCCGCGCTCGCCCCGCTTGGCCTCCTCGGTTCGCGCATCATCTTCCTGCACCTGTTCGTCGTCGCGGCGGTCGTCTGGTGGATTCGCCAGGGGCTCGCGGAGTCGAAGATCTGGTCCGACGAGGCGGTCAACGAGACGCGTGAACTCACCGCATCCGTCGGCGCGCGTGGCATCAAGGGCCTGTTCTCCAAGAAGGTGAACATCACCGCCCTGCTCCTGCTCGGTGGGATCTACCTCTTCTGGAACACCGTCGCCGGGCAGGCCGGCATCTTCATGCCGCGCGTCTACGAGACCGCCGGCGTCGAGAGCGCCGTTCAGCAGAACCTGCTGCAGGTGCTCGTCTGGGGCTGCACCGTCCTCGCGACCTACTTCGGCTTCATGCGGTATGCAGATCGGGTCTCGCAGCGCGCGCTGTACGTCTTCGGCGCCGCGCTGGGCATCGTCGCCTGGACCGTGCTGGTCGCCTTCACCGACAGCGGTGTCGCGACGATGCTCGTCTTCGCGGTCCTGTGGGGCATCTCCTCGGGCATCGGCGCGCAGGCGTTCTACAGCCTGTGGGCGAGCGAGATGTTCGCCACCCCGTACCGGGCCAGCGCCCAGGGCGTCATGTTCTTCGCCGTCCGCACCGCAACCGGTCTGCTGAGCTACTTCTTCCCCACCATGCTGGCGGCCACCGGACTCACCACGGTCGGCATCCTGCTGGTGGCGCTGCTCACCGTCGCACTGATCATCGGGGCCATCGCGGCACCGGACACGCAGGGCAAGACGTTGCAGGAGATCGAGGTCGAGCGCTACGGAGCTCCGCTGTCACCCGAGCTCATCGAGACGCCGTCACCCTCCAGCCGTCCGGCCCGTGGCACCAACCCGGCCGCGGAGTCCGAGCACAAGGCCCCGGCCTGA
- a CDS encoding Bax inhibitor-1/YccA family protein produces MRESSNPVMRGVVRDNQSGYAGFGAGMAGAGAAANQYGQATDPYTQPAPPTTRQLTIDDVVTKTAITLGVLTLAAVATYFAISSRATESAQAALATPLMLVGAIAGLVLVLVASFGRKQDNPAIVLAYAAFEGLFVGAISFVFANWAVAGDTSAGALIGQAVLGTFGVFFGMLVVYKVGAIRVTPRFTRMLFAGMIGVLVLMLGNLVIGLFTGEAGVLRDGGPIAIIFSLVCIALAAFSFLLDFDAADRLIRAGAPDRAAWGVALGLTVTLVWLYVEILRLLTYFNSD; encoded by the coding sequence GTGCGAGAAAGCAGCAATCCGGTGATGCGCGGCGTGGTCCGCGACAATCAGTCCGGGTACGCGGGTTTCGGGGCCGGCATGGCCGGCGCCGGCGCCGCGGCCAATCAATACGGTCAGGCCACTGACCCCTACACCCAGCCGGCACCGCCGACCACTCGTCAGCTCACCATCGACGACGTCGTCACGAAGACCGCGATCACCCTCGGGGTGCTGACCCTGGCCGCGGTCGCCACGTACTTCGCCATCAGCAGCCGCGCGACCGAGTCCGCTCAGGCAGCTCTCGCCACGCCGCTCATGCTGGTCGGTGCCATCGCCGGTCTCGTCCTCGTCCTGGTGGCGAGCTTCGGGCGCAAGCAGGACAACCCGGCCATCGTGCTGGCCTATGCCGCGTTCGAGGGTCTGTTCGTCGGTGCCATCTCGTTCGTGTTCGCGAACTGGGCAGTCGCCGGTGACACCTCCGCCGGTGCCCTGATCGGGCAGGCGGTCCTCGGCACCTTCGGCGTGTTCTTCGGCATGCTGGTCGTGTACAAGGTCGGCGCCATCCGCGTGACGCCGCGTTTCACGCGCATGCTGTTCGCCGGCATGATCGGCGTCCTGGTGCTGATGCTCGGCAACCTGGTCATCGGTCTGTTCACCGGTGAGGCCGGGGTGCTCCGCGACGGCGGCCCGATCGCGATCATCTTCTCGCTGGTCTGCATCGCCCTCGCCGCGTTCAGCTTCCTGCTGGACTTCGACGCCGCGGATCGCCTGATCCGCGCCGGCGCACCCGACCGCGCCGCCTGGGGCGTCGCACTCGGCCTGACCGTCACCCTGGTCTGGCTCTACGTCGAGATCCTGCGACTGCTGACCTACTTCAACTCCGACTAG
- a CDS encoding bifunctional rhamnulose-1-phosphate aldolase/short-chain dehydrogenase: MTNPAVAALIARSNRLGSDPKNTNYAGGNTSAKGTDTDPVTGEDVELLWVKGSGGDLGTLTEQGLAVLRLDRMRALVDVYPGLDREDEMVAAFDYCLHGKGGAAPSIDTAMHGLVDAAHVDHLHPDSGIAIATAADGEALTNKIFGDRVVWVPWRRPGFQLGLDISAIKRDNPQAIGCILGGHGITAWGDTSDEAQAHSLEIIHTAEEYIAANGRPQPFGAPLDGYDALPADERRAKAAALAPFIRGLASVDRPQVGHFTDAEPVLEFLAAEQHPRLAALGTSCPDHFLRTKVKPLVLDLPASATVDECKQRLTALHEAYREDYRAYYERHATADSPAMRGADPAIVLVPGVGMFSFGKDKQTARVAGEFYLNAINVMRGAEAISTYAPIDESEKFRIEYWLLEEAKLARMPKPKPLATRIALVTGAASGIGKAIAARLAAEGACVVIADLDAEKATAAAEEIGSSDVAIGVAADVTDEAAVQAAIDATVLAFGGIDLVVNNAGLSLSKSLLDTTAADWDLQHNVMARGSFLVSKAAARALIDQKLGGDILYISSKNSVFAGPNNIAYSATKADQAHQVRLLAAELGEHGVKVNGINPDGVVRGSGIFAGGWGAQRAAVYGVEEKDLGKFYAQRTLLKREVLPENIANAAFALCTSDFSHTTGLHVPVDAGVAAAFLR; encoded by the coding sequence ATGACCAATCCCGCAGTCGCCGCACTCATCGCGCGGTCCAACCGACTCGGCTCTGATCCGAAGAACACCAACTACGCCGGCGGCAACACCTCCGCCAAGGGCACCGACACCGATCCCGTCACCGGCGAGGACGTCGAGCTGTTGTGGGTCAAGGGCTCCGGCGGCGACCTCGGCACGCTGACCGAGCAGGGGCTCGCGGTCCTGCGCCTCGATCGCATGCGCGCCCTCGTCGACGTCTATCCCGGCCTCGATCGCGAGGACGAGATGGTCGCCGCCTTCGACTACTGCCTGCACGGCAAGGGCGGGGCCGCCCCGTCCATCGACACCGCGATGCACGGACTGGTCGACGCCGCACACGTCGATCACCTGCACCCCGACTCCGGCATCGCCATCGCCACCGCTGCCGACGGAGAGGCGCTGACGAACAAGATCTTCGGCGACCGCGTCGTGTGGGTGCCGTGGCGGCGTCCGGGTTTCCAGCTCGGCCTGGACATCTCGGCGATCAAGCGGGACAACCCGCAGGCGATCGGCTGCATCCTCGGCGGACACGGCATCACCGCGTGGGGAGACACCTCCGATGAGGCACAGGCCCACTCGCTGGAGATCATCCACACCGCCGAGGAGTACATCGCCGCCAACGGCCGACCGCAGCCCTTCGGCGCCCCGCTCGACGGGTACGACGCTCTTCCCGCCGACGAACGCCGCGCCAAGGCGGCGGCCCTCGCGCCGTTCATCCGTGGGCTCGCCTCGGTGGACAGGCCTCAGGTCGGCCACTTCACCGACGCCGAACCGGTCCTCGAATTCCTGGCGGCGGAGCAGCATCCGCGCCTGGCCGCACTCGGCACGAGTTGCCCGGACCACTTCCTGCGCACCAAGGTCAAGCCCCTCGTCCTCGACCTCCCGGCGTCGGCGACGGTCGACGAGTGCAAGCAACGACTCACCGCTCTGCACGAGGCCTACCGCGAGGACTACCGGGCGTACTACGAGCGCCACGCCACCGCGGACAGCCCCGCGATGCGCGGCGCCGACCCGGCCATCGTGCTCGTCCCCGGCGTCGGCATGTTCAGCTTCGGCAAGGACAAGCAGACCGCACGCGTCGCCGGCGAGTTCTACCTGAACGCCATCAACGTGATGCGCGGCGCCGAGGCCATCTCGACCTACGCACCGATCGACGAGTCGGAGAAGTTCCGGATCGAGTACTGGCTGCTCGAAGAGGCCAAGCTCGCGCGGATGCCCAAGCCGAAGCCGCTGGCGACCCGCATCGCCCTGGTGACCGGTGCGGCCTCGGGAATCGGCAAGGCCATTGCGGCGCGTCTGGCCGCCGAAGGTGCGTGCGTGGTGATCGCCGACCTCGACGCCGAGAAGGCAACCGCCGCCGCCGAGGAGATCGGTTCGAGCGATGTCGCGATCGGTGTGGCGGCCGACGTCACCGACGAGGCAGCCGTGCAGGCGGCGATCGACGCGACCGTGCTCGCCTTCGGCGGCATCGACCTCGTGGTGAACAACGCCGGTCTGTCGCTGTCGAAGTCGTTGCTGGATACCACCGCCGCCGACTGGGACCTGCAGCACAATGTGATGGCCCGCGGCTCGTTCCTGGTGAGCAAGGCGGCCGCCCGCGCCCTCATCGACCAGAAACTGGGCGGCGACATCCTCTACATCTCGTCGAAGAACTCGGTCTTCGCCGGACCCAACAACATCGCCTACTCGGCGACGAAAGCCGACCAGGCACATCAGGTCCGCCTGCTGGCCGCCGAACTCGGCGAGCACGGCGTCAAGGTCAACGGCATCAATCCCGATGGCGTGGTGCGCGGTTCGGGGATCTTCGCCGGCGGATGGGGTGCGCAGCGCGCCGCCGTCTACGGCGTCGAGGAGAAGGATCTGGGCAAGTTCTACGCGCAGCGCACCCTGCTCAAGCGCGAGGTGCTGCCGGAGAACATCGCCAACGCCGCCTTCGCACTCTGCACGTCCGACTTCTCCCACACCACGGGTCTGCACGTGCCGGTGGACGCGGGCGTCGCCGCCGCCTTCCTCCGATGA
- a CDS encoding oxygenase MpaB family protein gives MDAAAVTGARNWKAVRERHPEIVERLEAGLMQGDPLADAVIIEARERGISFSTLVALLEEHAADAASDPDHLEMPASMQRLLQAASTPPPWFDAAWAEAGARAWWRFGTLQSSTLYQSLIYGFKAQGFVRPLVATGRLGSGTRDRVESTARWVAEATTPGSMLPGRPGWVATLRIRLLHAYIRDILRHPPGGESSACDDAGWDETEWGAPINQTYSVMTISCGFLALPLVVARDFGIHYSSAEHEAITHLWRWIGWVIGVDDDLLPASYDSASELFRVAGEFELRPDDSSKILIKALLREGYDLPRVVHGAAPIPVPGLLVSAVDALTRPLLMSSFSAISTRWVERPVARRMGLRRTPLHHLVDVARPAVRLREIARTTGLLGSESTVIERELRTVRRGLGMPQPANTSLTA, from the coding sequence ATGGACGCGGCAGCAGTGACCGGGGCACGTAATTGGAAGGCCGTCCGAGAACGGCATCCCGAGATCGTCGAGCGTCTCGAGGCCGGCCTGATGCAGGGTGATCCGCTCGCCGACGCGGTGATCATCGAGGCCCGGGAGCGGGGGATCTCGTTCTCCACCCTCGTCGCGCTGCTGGAAGAGCACGCCGCCGATGCGGCGTCCGATCCCGACCATCTCGAGATGCCCGCCTCGATGCAGCGCCTGTTGCAGGCGGCGAGCACCCCACCGCCGTGGTTCGACGCCGCCTGGGCGGAGGCCGGCGCCCGTGCGTGGTGGCGCTTCGGGACCCTGCAGTCGTCGACGCTGTATCAGTCGCTGATCTATGGATTCAAGGCCCAGGGTTTCGTCCGTCCACTCGTCGCCACCGGCCGGCTGGGGTCGGGGACACGTGATCGGGTCGAGTCGACGGCGCGCTGGGTCGCCGAGGCCACGACCCCCGGGTCGATGCTGCCCGGTCGTCCCGGTTGGGTTGCCACACTGCGTATTCGGCTTCTGCACGCGTACATCCGCGACATCCTGCGTCACCCGCCCGGCGGCGAGTCGTCGGCGTGCGACGATGCGGGCTGGGACGAAACGGAGTGGGGTGCGCCGATCAACCAGACGTATTCGGTGATGACCATCTCGTGCGGGTTCCTCGCCCTGCCGCTCGTCGTCGCACGGGATTTCGGTATCCACTACAGCAGTGCCGAACACGAGGCGATCACCCACCTGTGGCGCTGGATCGGCTGGGTCATCGGCGTCGACGACGACCTGCTGCCGGCGAGTTACGACTCGGCGAGCGAATTGTTCCGGGTGGCAGGCGAATTCGAGCTACGGCCCGACGACTCGTCGAAGATCCTGATCAAGGCGCTCCTGCGCGAGGGCTACGACCTTCCGCGCGTCGTCCACGGTGCCGCCCCGATACCGGTGCCCGGGCTGCTGGTCTCCGCGGTGGATGCGCTCACGAGGCCTCTGCTCATGTCCTCGTTCTCGGCCATCAGCACCAGGTGGGTCGAGCGACCGGTCGCCCGGCGGATGGGTCTGCGCCGTACGCCATTGCACCATCTCGTCGACGTCGCGCGTCCCGCCGTCCGGCTGCGTGAGATCGCGCGGACGACCGGACTGCTCGGTTCGGAATCGACGGTGATCGAACGCGAACTGCGCACCGTTCGGCGCGGACTCGGAATGCCCCAACCGGCGAACACGTCCTTGACCGCCTAA
- a CDS encoding TetR/AcrR family transcriptional regulator, translating to MTTRRRARSPRGSGEILAEEIIEAAGELLVENGDDTAMSIRAVANRVGVTPPSIYLHFADKEALLDAVCARYFERLDDEMAAASAGVDDPFEQALNQGMAYVRFAVANPVLYRVAFGKPTSEGHPSKVDEVLAASAYTRFVGTVTALADDGMFDRAEVADIVLEFWATAHGIASLMLAKPGLPWGGDFARAESMLTAMCLGRAALGTGEGVGRTAVGDRLRSLRERAN from the coding sequence GTGACGACACGACGACGAGCGAGATCACCACGCGGGTCCGGGGAGATCCTCGCGGAGGAGATCATCGAGGCAGCGGGCGAATTGCTGGTGGAGAACGGCGATGACACCGCGATGTCCATCCGCGCGGTCGCCAACCGTGTCGGGGTCACGCCGCCGTCGATCTACCTGCACTTCGCCGACAAGGAGGCGCTGCTCGACGCCGTGTGCGCCCGTTACTTCGAGCGCCTCGACGACGAGATGGCCGCCGCGTCGGCGGGTGTCGACGACCCGTTCGAGCAAGCGCTGAACCAGGGGATGGCCTATGTGCGTTTCGCCGTCGCCAACCCCGTGCTCTACCGCGTGGCGTTCGGCAAGCCCACCTCCGAGGGGCATCCGTCGAAGGTCGACGAGGTGCTCGCCGCCAGTGCGTACACCCGGTTCGTCGGCACCGTCACCGCGCTGGCCGACGACGGCATGTTCGACCGCGCGGAGGTCGCCGACATCGTTCTCGAGTTCTGGGCGACTGCCCACGGGATCGCCTCGTTGATGCTCGCCAAGCCGGGCCTGCCCTGGGGTGGGGACTTCGCGCGGGCCGAGTCGATGCTCACCGCGATGTGCCTCGGCCGGGCCGCGCTCGGGACGGGCGAGGGTGTCGGTCGGACCGCCGTCGGCGACCGGTTGAGGTCGCTGCGCGAGCGCGCGAACTGA
- a CDS encoding SDR family NAD(P)-dependent oxidoreductase produces MLGRRKTRGRPDLAGKVAIVTGGGSGIGAALTRALAAEGALVTCADIDLPAAERVASSLSGGPGRVRAVRLDVTDGAAVQRMIDDVVAESGRLDLMFNNAGITWGGPTEMLSPDQWNAIIDVNIRGVVHGVAAAYPVMIEQRSGHIVNTASMGGLVAAGLITSYVMTKHAVVGLSLALRTEAAGHGVGVMAVCPSAVETPILDKGSVGGFVGRSYYLASQGSSQAYDADRLAQDTIAALGRNQPLLVVPRRSRITWRIHRLAPGLTNRLAAQFIARQRAELRPEG; encoded by the coding sequence GTGCTCGGACGCCGGAAGACGCGAGGTCGACCGGACCTCGCGGGCAAGGTCGCGATCGTGACCGGTGGTGGGTCCGGGATCGGGGCCGCGCTCACCCGTGCGCTGGCCGCCGAGGGAGCGCTCGTGACCTGCGCGGACATCGACCTCCCCGCGGCGGAACGGGTGGCGTCGTCGCTGTCTGGCGGGCCGGGCAGGGTCCGGGCGGTGCGTCTCGACGTGACGGACGGCGCAGCGGTCCAGCGGATGATCGACGACGTCGTCGCGGAGTCGGGGCGGCTGGATCTGATGTTCAACAATGCGGGGATCACGTGGGGCGGCCCGACCGAGATGCTGTCGCCGGACCAGTGGAACGCGATCATCGACGTCAACATCCGGGGTGTCGTGCACGGGGTCGCGGCGGCGTATCCGGTGATGATCGAGCAGCGGTCCGGGCACATCGTCAACACGGCCTCGATGGGCGGCCTCGTCGCCGCCGGACTGATCACCAGCTACGTGATGACCAAGCACGCGGTCGTCGGGTTGTCGCTCGCCTTGCGCACCGAGGCCGCGGGTCATGGGGTCGGCGTGATGGCGGTATGTCCCTCGGCGGTGGAGACGCCGATCCTCGACAAAGGATCGGTCGGCGGATTCGTCGGTCGCTCTTACTATCTCGCGAGCCAGGGCTCGTCACAGGCCTACGACGCCGATCGGCTGGCGCAGGACACGATCGCCGCCCTCGGGCGCAACCAGCCGCTGCTCGTCGTGCCCCGCCGATCCCGGATCACCTGGCGCATCCACAGATTGGCGCCGGGCCTCACGAATCGGCTTGCCGCGCAGTTCATCGCCCGACAGCGCGCGGAGTTGCGTCCGGAGGGTTAG
- a CDS encoding L-rhamnose mutarotase, translating to MSDPQRVCFVLHLRPERVEDYLEAHTEVWPEMLDALRETGWRNYSLFLRRDDGMVVGYLETDDFATTSAAMEATDVNTRWQAHMSEYFLPPAGPDADGANPDTIRTELVEYFHLD from the coding sequence ATGTCCGACCCCCAGCGCGTCTGCTTCGTGCTCCATCTCCGTCCCGAGCGCGTCGAGGACTACCTCGAAGCCCACACGGAGGTCTGGCCGGAGATGCTCGACGCCCTGCGAGAGACCGGCTGGCGCAACTACTCCCTGTTCCTCCGCAGGGACGACGGCATGGTCGTCGGCTACCTCGAAACCGACGACTTCGCGACGACCAGCGCCGCCATGGAGGCGACCGACGTCAACACCCGCTGGCAGGCACACATGTCCGAGTACTTCCTCCCACCGGCCGGACCCGATGCCGACGGCGCGAACCCGGACACGATCCGCACCGAACTCGTCGAGTACTTCCACCTCGACTGA
- the rhaI gene encoding L-rhamnose isomerase, which produces MTTFDETILDNLEIELPSWAFGNSGTRFKVFGTPGTPRSIHEKITDAAKVNELTGLAPTVALHIPWDTVDDYRALAAYAKDLGVGLGTINSNTFQDDDYKFGSLTHTDKTVRQKAIDHHLACIEVMDATGSRDLKIWLADGTNYPGQGDIRGRQDRLAESLAAIYQHIGDDQRLVLEYKFFEPATYVTDVPDWGTSYAHVSALGERAMVCLDTGHHAPGTNIEFIVAQLLRLGKLGSFDFNSRFYADDDLIVGAADPFQLFRILFEVIRGGGLDTGSPVALMLDQCHNVEEKIPGQIRSVLNVEEMTARALLVDTNALTEAQAAGDVLGANAIVMDAFYTDVRPMLADRRVRRGLPADPMAAYAASGHHDRIVAERVGGTQSSWGA; this is translated from the coding sequence ATGACCACCTTTGACGAGACGATCCTCGACAACCTCGAGATCGAGCTCCCCTCCTGGGCGTTCGGCAACTCCGGCACCCGGTTCAAGGTGTTCGGCACCCCGGGCACCCCCCGTTCCATCCATGAGAAGATCACCGACGCCGCCAAGGTCAACGAACTGACCGGCCTGGCACCGACAGTCGCCCTGCACATCCCGTGGGACACCGTCGACGACTACCGCGCGCTCGCCGCGTACGCGAAGGATCTCGGCGTCGGCCTCGGGACGATCAACTCCAACACCTTCCAGGACGACGACTACAAGTTCGGCAGCCTCACCCACACCGACAAGACGGTGCGGCAGAAGGCCATCGACCACCATCTCGCCTGTATCGAGGTGATGGACGCGACCGGCTCACGCGATCTCAAGATCTGGCTCGCCGACGGCACCAACTACCCCGGGCAGGGCGACATCCGCGGCCGCCAGGACCGCCTCGCCGAGTCGCTCGCGGCCATCTACCAGCACATCGGTGACGACCAGCGACTCGTGTTGGAGTACAAGTTCTTCGAGCCCGCGACCTATGTCACCGACGTCCCCGACTGGGGCACCTCGTACGCGCACGTGAGCGCCCTGGGCGAGCGCGCGATGGTCTGCCTCGACACCGGCCACCACGCGCCGGGCACCAACATCGAGTTCATCGTCGCGCAGTTGCTGCGTCTCGGGAAGCTGGGATCGTTCGACTTCAATTCCCGCTTCTACGCCGACGACGACCTCATCGTCGGCGCGGCGGATCCGTTCCAGCTGTTCCGCATCCTGTTCGAGGTGATCCGCGGCGGCGGTCTCGACACCGGCTCACCGGTCGCGCTGATGCTCGACCAGTGCCACAACGTCGAGGAGAAGATCCCCGGTCAGATCCGCTCGGTGCTCAACGTCGAGGAGATGACCGCTCGTGCACTCCTCGTCGACACCAACGCCCTGACCGAGGCGCAGGCCGCCGGAGATGTGTTGGGCGCGAACGCCATCGTGATGGACGCCTTCTACACCGACGTCCGTCCGATGCTCGCCGACCGCCGCGTCCGCCGTGGTCTGCCCGCGGACCCGATGGCCGCCTATGCCGCTTCCGGCCACCACGACCGCATCGTCGCCGAGCGTGTCGGCGGTACCCAGTCGTCCTGGGGCGCCTGA
- a CDS encoding MMPL family transporter, with protein sequence MLVRLTRLVISMPKRVLVGALILLVVCGAYGATAAQHLLAGGYSDPNSGSARAQEVLDETFNRGGIQVVLKLDGPAGVDISRDPTAKAVGDEIIADLNRNEYVQDQILSVWANPALDSALVSRDRTSTLVIASLDGGEDSAPAHAEEIEAAFAGVRDGITVQVGGQGLVFAQVNDQTSSDLLIAEAIAIPITFVVLIFIFGGLLAAAVPVGIGIVSIILTFALLRVIGSLTDVSVFALNLTTALGLALAIDYTLLLLTRYREEVEHGLSRPDAIVRTLATAGRTVAFSAVTVALSLSALVLFPQYFLRSFAFAGLGVVVVAAVSALVLTPAVLMLLGDRIDAFDARKPLRRVLRLPPSRPVEPEETWWYRLVQWVLRHALPVAAVVTVFLLVLGAPFLSIKMGFPDDRVLPESASSHAIQQEIREDYEDDLSAAVTVVVRGPVDDQTLAAYTRALSEVEDVNSAGSSAGTFVRGAPVAPGSPDDSRGDVHVLNVSTDRDPMSDGGIGQLGQLRAVAPPEGTETLFTGLAATTDDTVGSIYAHLPWVLGLIAIATFVLLFLFTGSVVLPLKALVLNVLSLSATFGAMVWFFQEGHLGGLGTTATGTLNATMPVLLFCVAFGLSMDYEVFLLGRIREEWLRSDRTRAASDHAVAMGLARTGRVITAAALLMSIVFAAIAASEVSFMRMFGVGLTLAVLMDATLIRMFLVPAFMRLVGRANWWAPGPLRRLHDRIGLSEEAPEIGQPAEKSTAETSPTRV encoded by the coding sequence ATGCTGGTCAGATTGACACGGCTGGTCATATCCATGCCCAAAAGAGTGCTCGTGGGTGCGCTCATCCTGCTTGTCGTGTGTGGCGCGTACGGCGCCACCGCGGCCCAACACCTGCTGGCCGGCGGCTACAGCGACCCGAACTCGGGTTCGGCACGAGCCCAGGAGGTACTCGACGAGACCTTCAACCGAGGCGGGATCCAGGTCGTCCTCAAGCTCGACGGGCCCGCCGGCGTCGACATCTCACGCGACCCGACGGCCAAGGCCGTCGGCGACGAGATCATCGCCGATCTGAACCGCAATGAGTATGTGCAGGACCAGATCCTGTCGGTCTGGGCCAATCCGGCGCTCGACTCGGCGCTGGTCAGTCGCGACCGGACGTCGACTTTGGTCATCGCCTCGCTCGACGGGGGCGAGGACTCGGCACCGGCTCACGCCGAGGAGATCGAAGCGGCTTTCGCCGGTGTCCGTGACGGGATCACCGTGCAGGTCGGCGGCCAGGGACTCGTCTTCGCGCAGGTCAACGACCAGACCTCGTCGGACCTGCTCATCGCCGAGGCGATCGCGATCCCGATCACGTTCGTCGTGCTGATCTTCATCTTCGGCGGATTGCTCGCGGCGGCCGTCCCCGTCGGCATCGGCATCGTCTCGATCATCCTCACCTTCGCGCTTCTCCGCGTGATCGGATCGCTCACCGACGTCTCCGTGTTCGCGCTGAACCTCACCACCGCACTGGGTCTCGCGCTCGCGATCGACTACACGCTGCTGCTGTTGACGCGCTACAGGGAAGAGGTCGAGCACGGGCTGAGCCGGCCCGACGCGATCGTCCGGACCCTGGCCACTGCCGGGCGGACCGTCGCATTCTCCGCTGTGACCGTCGCCCTCTCGTTGAGCGCGCTCGTGCTGTTCCCGCAGTACTTCCTGCGATCCTTCGCATTCGCGGGTCTCGGCGTCGTGGTCGTGGCGGCGGTGTCGGCGCTCGTCCTGACCCCGGCCGTGCTCATGCTCCTCGGCGACCGCATCGACGCGTTCGATGCACGCAAGCCGCTGCGGCGTGTGCTGCGGCTGCCGCCGTCGCGACCCGTCGAGCCCGAGGAGACCTGGTGGTACCGGCTCGTGCAGTGGGTGCTCCGCCACGCCCTGCCGGTCGCCGCGGTGGTCACGGTCTTCCTGTTGGTGCTCGGCGCTCCGTTCCTGTCGATCAAGATGGGATTCCCCGACGACCGGGTGCTACCCGAATCGGCGAGCTCGCACGCCATCCAGCAGGAGATCCGTGAGGACTACGAGGACGATCTGTCCGCCGCGGTCACCGTCGTCGTGCGGGGACCCGTGGACGATCAGACCCTGGCGGCCTACACCCGCGCCCTCTCGGAGGTCGAGGACGTCAACTCGGCGGGCTCGTCGGCCGGAACGTTCGTCCGAGGGGCGCCGGTCGCCCCCGGCAGTCCGGACGACAGCCGGGGTGACGTGCACGTGCTGAACGTCTCCACCGACCGCGACCCGATGAGCGACGGCGGTATCGGCCAGCTCGGTCAACTGCGCGCGGTGGCGCCCCCGGAGGGAACGGAGACGCTGTTCACCGGACTCGCCGCCACCACCGACGACACCGTCGGGTCGATCTATGCGCACCTGCCGTGGGTACTCGGCCTGATCGCGATCGCGACGTTCGTCCTGCTGTTCCTGTTCACCGGCAGCGTCGTGCTGCCCCTGAAGGCGCTGGTCCTCAACGTCCTGTCGCTGTCGGCGACCTTCGGGGCGATGGTCTGGTTCTTCCAGGAGGGGCATCTCGGTGGTTTGGGGACCACCGCCACGGGCACCCTCAACGCGACGATGCCGGTGCTGCTGTTCTGCGTCGCATTCGGCCTGTCGATGGACTACGAGGTGTTCCTGCTGGGACGGATTCGTGAGGAGTGGTTGCGATCGGACCGGACGCGAGCGGCCAGCGACCATGCCGTGGCGATGGGCCTGGCCCGAACCGGTCGGGTCATCACCGCGGCGGCATTGCTGATGAGCATCGTCTTCGCCGCCATCGCGGCGTCGGAGGTCTCGTTCATGCGGATGTTCGGGGTCGGACTCACGCTGGCGGTCCTGATGGACGCGACGCTCATCCGGATGTTCCTCGTCCCCGCGTTCATGCGGCTGGTGGGGCGGGCCAACTGGTGGGCTCCGGGGCCCCTGAGGCGCCTGCACGATCGGATCGGGTTGTCCGAGGAGGCACCCGAGATCGGGCAACCCGCCGAGAAGTCGACGGCCGAGACCTCGCCGACAAGGGTCTGA